The window AATTCGACGAAGTAAAGGCCAAAGATATTATGACTCCGCGAACGGTAATGAAGATAGTTTCCGAAGACACTACAATAAAGAAATTCCTGGCCGACAACCCAAAACTCCGGTTTTCACGGATCCCCCTTTTTAAGGATAATATCGATAACATCTCCGGTTTTGTGCTAAAGGATCAGGTGATGGAAGAAATGATCAACGGACATGGTGACGCCCCTCTTTCCACCATAAAAAGAGATATCCTCATTGTCCGCAGGGATATGCCTATTCCTACTTTGTTTGAAGAACTTATCAGTGAAAAAAGGCACATCGCATTGGTAGTAGATGAATACGGAACTATTGGCGGACTGGTTACCATGGAAGATATTATTGAAACCCTGCTCGGCCTCGAAATTGTAGACGAAAGTGATAACGTGGAAGACCTGCAACAACTGGCCCGCCGTAACTGGCAAACAAGAGCAGAACGTCTGGGCATTCTGAATAAAGAAGATTTTTCCAACCTCGATTCAAAATCGAATGAAGAAGAAAACACACATAAAAAAGACGTGCATTAAAACCCCCTTGGGGCCTGCCATAATAGAAGGAGATGAATCCGGGATAACAGCTATAAAAGTTTCGGACAACAACCGGGAACCTATCTCCGAAAATATTCCGGACATCCTAAAAGATTGTGCAACGCAACTGGATGAATATTTTAAAGGCGAAAGAAGGGATTTCTGTTTAAAACTGAATCCGGACGGAACCGATTTTCAAAAAAAGGTTTGGGAAGAGCTCCTGAAAATCCCTTATGGCACATCGACTTCCTACCTTGAACTTTCTAAAAAACTTGGCGACGTGAAGGCTATAAGAGCTGTGGCTGCCGCAAACGGCAAAAATCCGCTTTGGATTGTTGTGCCTTGTCATCGGGTCATTGGCAGCGACGGATCACTAACCGGATATGCAGGAGGGATATGGAGAAAAAAATGGCTGTTGGAACATGAAAATCCATCGCCGCAACAATCTTTATTTTAAGGAAATAACCTTATCTTTATTCTGAACCTGAATAATCAAACCATGAAAATATTTAGACTTTTGTTCAAATGGGCTCTTATCCCTTTTGGCGTACTGATCTTACTACTTTACATATTCGACTACGATTACCTGATCAAAGCCGTACGGACCATTTACCTAAACGGGCAGACAACTGCTTATCTCGACGATTATAAAGTATTTGACAACAGGACCATAGAAACAGACACTCCGCAGCCCTGGCCCAAAAGCACTGCCTATAATACTGTTCCTGCAACAGACAGCCTCAATAACATACATGAAAAGTATCAGTCGGTAGCATTTTTGGTTATTAAAAATGACAGCCTGTGGCATGAAGCCTATTTTGATGGCTATGACAAAGACTCGAAAAGCAATTCTTTCTCTATGGCCAAAAGCATGGTGTCCGCTATGCTGGGTAAAGCCATTATGGAAGGCAAAGTAAAAGGTTTAGACCAACCTGTAAGCGATTATTTCCCTGTATTTTCTGAAGGCCTGGCAGCAAAAATGACAGTTGGGGACCTCTCCTCTATGTCGAGCGGATTAAATTGGGATGAAGCCTATTATTCGCCGTTCTCCATAACAACAAGAGCTTATTTTGATGAAAATCTGCGCAACGTTATCCTTAACCTTAAAGTCATTGATGAACCGGGACGATCGTATAAATACCTGAGTGGCAATACCCAGCTGCTGGGAATGGTACTGGAAAAAGCTACCGGTGAGTCGATGTCCGAGTATTTATCTGAAAAATTCTGGAAACCAATGGGCGCTGAAAATGAAGCCTTCTGGCAACTCGACAGCCAGGAAGACGGGCTCGAAAAAGCTTATTGCTGTATCGCCAGTAACGCCCGCGACTTTGCCCGTTTCGGAAAATTATACAAAGATCATGGCAAATGGAATGGCCGGCAATTACTCGACTCAGCCTTCGTAGCGAAATCGATCACACCCCGTTTCAAAAAGGACTGGATGTACGGATACGGATTCTGGTTGCTCCCCTACAACGGAAAAAATTTCTTTATGCTCAGAGGGCATCTCGGACAGTATGTAATAGTTGAACCTGTTGACAACATAATAATAGTCAGGCTCGGACACGAAAGAGCAGAAGCAAAATCAGGCGATCCGTACCGTGACGATATCTACGGATATATAAATGAAACATATAAAATGCTCCGGTGATGCAACGTAAGCTACAGCTCGAAAACATTCTTTTTTTGGATATAGAAACCGTTCCTGAAAATGAGCATTATATTGAACTTACGGAAGAGAAAAAAGAACTGTGGGCCCAAAAAACCTCGTATCAGCGCAAAGACGAATTCTCCCCGGAAGAATTTTATCACAGAGCCGGGATATGGGCAGAATTTGGCAAGATCGTTTGTATATCTGTTGGTTACTTTACCTTTAAAGGAGACCTCAGAAACTTTAGAGTTACTTCTTTTCATGGTGACGAGCAAAAACTCCTCACAGATTTTAAATCCATGCTCGAAACCCACTTTAACCGCCCGCAACATGTACTATGTGCCCATAACGGCAAAGAATTTGATTTTCCATATATCGCCAGAAGAATGATTATTCATGGAATCTCATTACCGGAGAAATTAAACTTAATGGGGAAAAAACCCTGGGAAGTTCCACACCTGG of the Zhouia spongiae genome contains:
- a CDS encoding methylated-DNA--[protein]-cysteine S-methyltransferase yields the protein MKKKTHIKKTCIKTPLGPAIIEGDESGITAIKVSDNNREPISENIPDILKDCATQLDEYFKGERRDFCLKLNPDGTDFQKKVWEELLKIPYGTSTSYLELSKKLGDVKAIRAVAAANGKNPLWIVVPCHRVIGSDGSLTGYAGGIWRKKWLLEHENPSPQQSLF
- a CDS encoding serine hydrolase domain-containing protein, with translation MKIFRLLFKWALIPFGVLILLLYIFDYDYLIKAVRTIYLNGQTTAYLDDYKVFDNRTIETDTPQPWPKSTAYNTVPATDSLNNIHEKYQSVAFLVIKNDSLWHEAYFDGYDKDSKSNSFSMAKSMVSAMLGKAIMEGKVKGLDQPVSDYFPVFSEGLAAKMTVGDLSSMSSGLNWDEAYYSPFSITTRAYFDENLRNVILNLKVIDEPGRSYKYLSGNTQLLGMVLEKATGESMSEYLSEKFWKPMGAENEAFWQLDSQEDGLEKAYCCIASNARDFARFGKLYKDHGKWNGRQLLDSAFVAKSITPRFKKDWMYGYGFWLLPYNGKNFFMLRGHLGQYVIVEPVDNIIIVRLGHERAEAKSGDPYRDDIYGYINETYKMLR
- a CDS encoding 3'-5' exonuclease — translated: MQRKLQLENILFLDIETVPENEHYIELTEEKKELWAQKTSYQRKDEFSPEEFYHRAGIWAEFGKIVCISVGYFTFKGDLRNFRVTSFHGDEQKLLTDFKSMLETHFNRPQHVLCAHNGKEFDFPYIARRMIIHGISLPEKLNLMGKKPWEVPHLDTMELWRFGDYKHFTSLKLLTNILNIPSPKDDIDGSMVRNVYYDDNDIDKIIIYCEKDTVAVAQVLLRLQGKEILSEDEILHV